GCTCAccattatatcatatcatgcaGGAAACAAGGAAGATAATGGGATCTAATCGATCTTGTTTCCTTAGGTAAgatgttgatcttgaaaTCGTGTCTATCTGTGTATGACACAAATCCGTAAGATACCGCCGCCATATCCCGAAGGACAGGTAAGATCGAACAACTCGAgtggatgaatgggattAAATAAAAGTAAAGCTTACCTTCCCATTtagcttgttcttccactttcctcttcctggCTGCTACTTCCGCTTCCTGCTTGGCCTTTTCGGCACCTTCGTTCGCGTATGCCAACTTAGTTTTCCTAATACAACAAAAGTCATTCCATCAGCTCGGCTCAGCCATGTTGGAAGTAGTGATTGGtctcacctccttcttgctaattcatcttctaccaGGATCTCACGACCCTTGGCTCGTACTTGCTGGTCAAAGGGGGGAGTCAAGTTGGTTATTCGAGGATCGTCATCTGGAATATTCGTTGAGTATCCACTTCCCAGTATGCTATCAAACGTGACAGGTTGAGCATAATCCTTCGGATATTAGAGAATAGATGGCATGGCATGGTGATTGAGACCCACTCACGCTTTCAGTACTTGGGTTCTCGCATGAGTCATAATCATGTCAATGTCTTTTCTTTTCGCAGGATCAGAAAGTTGGTCTTCAGCCTGTGATACGGGTGAATCGAGCGATATTACCTATAAAGTCAGTTATATATCCCAATAAAGACAAAACAGAGTTCAACTGACCTTTTTCAGAAAATCAAATGCCTGTTATTGCCACCGGCACATGAAGACATTAAATACGTGAGCCTTAATTCCTTTGCTTTGGGGAAGGGATAGTGAGAATGGGAGAcacgactcacctccaaacCTTTCTCATGCTTGAATTTATCTGGATGAATCAGTAAAGATTTCTTACGGTATTGTTTCTTAATCTCAGCTTCTGTCGCTGTTATAGGTAAATCGAGTATATCATATGGGCTAATTTGTTATGGCAAGTATCGGTCAGCTAAAGTGCATTGAAAGTAGCTCTGTTGCCAGATCAGCTCACTTTAATTTAAATGCTTTTAATATCCTTTCCACCTGTTGATCGAGAATCAACCGTTAGTCATCTACCCTTTTaaggaaagtgaagaagagttgaacCCACCTCTAGTTCCTTCGCCAGGTCATTCGCGTTCTTCTTGAGCACTGAATCTAAGTTACTTGCCATCTTCGTATCGAGTCGGATGTCGGATGTCGTGATATGCTAGTTCCGTATTAGATaacgaaagaagagaaagaaggagaaaagaggaatGAGGATGGAGGGTTTTATTAGGTGAGCTGGTGGCGGCGGTGGTGGTACGGTACAGACGGAGTTGGCGGTGATGTCCGTGTAAGACCTGTATGTCATTCGCACTTCCGCTGGTCATCACGCGAACCTGCAACCTACCACCTCCATCAGTTAGCTACACATTATATCGTTGCCGCtcaatctatcttcatctctcaatcctGCCATCTTCAAAATCCGTCACTCCATCCTACTAATCTCTCCTTATCGCCTCTCACACCATGTCCGACGCTGCTCTTTTCCTCAGAAAGCGAAAGGACAAAGACCGCCGGAACAGGGTACCTTCCCGTTCTGTCGGTGGACCGTCTACAGCTGCTTCCACCTCGGCTGctgctccttctccatccacACGTCCCACCAATGCTAcagcctcttcctccacttcgaCCACTATCAAACCCGAACCGAGCGGTACGACCGATGGTAAGAACCCCAATATCACCGAGATCaagatcttctcttctggtTCAGATGGAGGACTGCGATTCAACTTTATGAGACTTAACCACGAGAAAGAGATCGATCCAAGTCAAATTGGTAAAACTATCTTATTGAATCGAAAGCGACCTGGACCTAAACAACCTCCGCTATTCGCTTTGGACGGTGAAGGGAAGATCATGGGTAAATACGTATACGATGCCAGTGGGAAACCCGTGTTGGATGCAGAGGGTAAACCACTAGTGGAGAAGAAACCAGAAGGTATGGATATGTCTTTGATAGGTACTGCTCCAGCAGGCTCTAATgaagatcatcctccacctcctactaaagggaaaaggaagatgaagaagggtacGAAAGAGGTATTTCATCAGGATATAGAAGTcatgagattgaggagagaagaagccCAACCTTGGATATTAGAAAGTTCAAAACCTAAATCATCCACCGGTGCAAATAACAATATACCTGAAACCTGGGTTGGAAGGATGCAAGAACCTTCGGCGTTACCTACGGTATTGTTGGTTAATGACGGAACGACAGATGGGTTTGAGATGGTACCTCTAGGTAGAACTTATAGGTTCGATCCGGAAAGACCATTCAAAGCGTTAGATTCGGATGAAGCTATCAAATTGGTATGTTATTGTCATCCTTAATCAAAACAACATATCGCCTGCCTATCGTTCTTATTGTGTCACGGTTAAAGGGCTAATATAAGACATCGTTTGCAGTTCGAACATCAAGCGAAACATAAAATACATGATAGATGGGCACTTCGACCTGAAGGTTCGGATGCCAATGGTAATGGCTCGACATCTGAGGGACCCGTACTTAATATAAAAGCAGAGAGAGACTTGGAGCAAAGGGCGATGAGgtgggaaggaaggatgaggttgaataATGGTAATTTGGAAGATAGGAAACCCAAGATTGAGaagtatgaggatgattatgtcaaagaaggtagaagggCAGAAAGGGTGAGTCGTCCAGCCAGCTTTCCGTCCGAAGATGTGCTGATGTTTGTTATCAATCTTATAGGGTCTTGAGGGAGGTATCGATGAAGAATTGGATTTCGACGAAGCGGAGCATTtccaagatgacgatgatgtcAATACGTTCTATCGAAatgcagaggaagaagatgatgcgaaagaagctgaagaacaacagaagaaggaattCAGATTGGCAAATGCCAATGTTGGTGATAGACCTCAGATTGccgaggatgacgatgaggatgatctgtttggagagaggaagaagtactcggaagaaggtaaacAGTTGAAAAAGATTatgaaaaagagaagagaggaaggtgaagatgataatttgttttcggatgatgattcgGTAAgttccaattcatcttccgaagATGATTGGTCTGAAGGTCTTTTTGTTTCTTGTTGGCCAATTAGGACGATTCAGATACGGAAAGTATCGATAGCAAAACATCCCAaaacaaagatcaagaaaAAGACAAGGATAAGAAACCCCTTGCAGATGGCGATAGGCCCTCTCGACCACCTTCTAGAGGACCTGGATCCAGAGGTACTTCGTCACCCACCGGTAAGAGACCTAATGGGCCTATGCCGGGAAAAGCCTCAACCGCTCCTCCAGGTTCAGGTGCGGCTCTGTTGGCTCAAAGAGCTGCTTCTAGGGGTGCTTCTCCTAGACCCTCCGGAGGTGCTAGAGCGGGAAGTCCATTATCTGGTCGAGCAGCTAGTCCCGAAGCTCGAGCGACTTCTCCAGTCATAAGGGGTAATTCACCTGTTCCAGGACGGGGTCAATCACCAGGTCCAGCTAGGGGATCAAGTCCCGTATCGGGACATTCAACACGGGACGCTTCGCCTGCTCCGGGCTCGAGTGGTGCTACGAAAGGGAACAAATCGGGTAAAAGGAAAACTACATCTGAATCACCTGGTCCATCTGGTCCTTCTGGTCCTTCGACCAGTTCACCCTCATCTAAACGGAAGAATTCACCTAGCGAGGCAGGAAGAGTAGGaaagaaatccaagaaatcaGGATCGAATACACCTACACCAGGTCCAGAAGAGATCGAATCGTTCCCTGGTATGATAACGAAACAAGATGTACTGGATTGGTTTAAAGGTTTGAACAAAGAGACTGTGCCGATGTCCGAAGCGATTGCTGCTTTCAGAAATAGGATTATGAATGCTGGTAAGAATAGGGAAGCGAATCAGAAGTTGTTCTTGggttggatgaagatgttggCTGATCAGGAGGAGAAaatgttgaggttgaaagatgaatataGATAACTGGTTGGGGTAGATAATATGAAATTCTTGCCATCTAAAAAAAGGATGTAGAACAGATATCAGGTGGTTTGTCATTGTTATTTGTTTTAATCATGGTTTCCTATACCCCACCGTATCGAAAAATATCAAATTGATGAAAAGAATATAGCAGTAGATGGACGAAGGAGGAACCGAAGGGAGGTATCGCAAGAAGATGGACGGACAATCTCCTTGTCTGAGAATGTATAATCATGTCCCATATCTGGGAAGAAAACAATATAACGTATCTTAACTCATTCTGTCATGTTACTCGCATATGCAAAAATTGTATCTTTGTACTTTGCTAAAGGTCGTGAGACCTTCAAGAAACATTTCAACACAATTTGAGGTTTTGACGTATCTTGTCAGTTGCTATACACCGCTGGAGTATTCTAGATATCCACGATATCCATGGTGCACTCCGTAGATTATCTGCCAAGTGCCCAGTTCTATTTTTTTTGGGTATGAATACATGCTCTGCTCGAAATGCAATTGCAAGTCTGTCTCCAGGCCTAACAACCAAACCACCGTCTACTCCCAAAATCCCAGATTCATATCACATCGTATGTAGTACTATGAATTGTTTATTCGGAAGTGGCCTTGACCTTCTTAGGGGCGGCACCACCTTCTCTGAAACCGTTCTTGAATCGTCGGTTGACGTCTTTGAGGTGGGCGTGTCGACCGGTACCGCTGTGTGGGTGAATTTGGTTACGGATGAAATGGGGGAACAGGAGCAATGGTAGTTGTAGATTGCAAGGAAAAAGGGATAGAAAAAAAAGGATATTGATATGACCAATCAGTAAATATGTTCTGGTGAGCGATTGAGATTGAACTCACGTAGTCTTTCTTCTCTTAGCCTTCAAACCCCAGTTGAATGATCTGAGCTTAGCAGCAGGGTAACCACATTGAGCACAAGCTATaagaagtggatgaatcGATGTCAGTGCTAGTTCTTGATACTCAATCCCTTTGATCCTGCGCTACCCGACTCTCCACCCTCATCTCCTAAACACGAATAGAGATTCTTTCATTTCACTCCAGACCGATCCAACAGCATTGCCCTAGCCTTTCCTCATTCCCCATTCTCCACTCTGACATTCCAAAAGAAGCGATACCCACTGTGCTTTTGCTTGTGGAAAGATCGGTTACCACATCTTCGACAAAGAGTGTGGGATTTAGAGTGTCGTTTACCGCTATATATCACATAACAAAATCGTCAGCATTGTGAACTCCATTGAATATCCGTGTTCCCTTGCGTGTACTCACAAAGAGGGTGTACCCTGTTAGATGGAGAAGCGACCAGgtcaaagaaagatgatcaaagaCCTTCCGTCAGCTATGTtgttccatcttccattctctctAAAAAACGTTGTATACGTACTTTACTCTATTCACACAACGTTTATCAGCATGACTTCGTCTTTTGCGAAGGGGGAAGGGGACATACCATTTTGAATGACTTTTGACGACTTGAAGGATAGAGAGAAAAGCTGAAAAGGTGAATTTGATATAGATGTTCAAAGATAATAGCGACAGCGTGCAACAGCGTGCAACAGCAACCAGCAACCAGCAACTAGCAACTAGGAGGAAGTAACGAGAAAACGAAAATTGGAAGTGAGTGCCACTTTGTAATTGCCGAGAAAGCAGTTTCGCCGGAATTTGGCGTTACATAGGGCCTGCAGCTGGAAATGATAATTTCATAGATAATGCCACGACATATCACATGGCCTCGACACTGAGCACGTGTAAATGTGGAGACTCcggatcttcctcttcttgcacCTCTCGATTGGGATTCTTTGTTGACAACGTGATgaatgaagctgagatgCATATTGACTCGAGTACTCAAACATACATCTATATTCCTACGTTCCAAGATAGGACGGCAAGCGATAGAGGGAATCAAGTTCATTACTTCTTTCTACCATCGTACACCCAGATTCGGCACACCACAAACATCATTGATATGCACTAAACATGTCATCACTCGATCCCAACAAATCCCTCCCTccactccctcctctcaAGTCATTCtccctcactcacattctaTACGACCCCACCCACCCACTTTCCGTACCTCTAACTTTACTGTCTCTCTCACCGATATTTCTCTTTGTATCGTACTTCACATTACTCATATTCACTCGACGCTTGACGATCCTCTTACTGGCAGCTGGACAACTGGGTAATGAAGTATTATCGTGGATTTTGAAAAGACTGTTGAAAGGGGATAGACCCTATATGGGCCATGGAGAGGTGGGTACAGGCTATGGAATGCCTAGCTCTCATTCGCAAGCTGCTGGATTTTTGGTTGCATGGGGTATAGGATATTCTTGGACTCTTGCTTCGAGAGGTCAGAGGGAGGGAAGTGGGAATGGTAGATTAGGAGTGGTGAGGAAGGTTCGGAATGGGATTTACATTTTGGGATTGGCCATTTGGTCAATAGGCGTATCATATTCTAGGTATGTCAGCTCTCAGTTTCCTGAATTATAGTTTTCTGCGGAATGTAAGCTGAATAAGTGAAAATGATTATTAGATGGCATTTgcattatcattctcctATACAGATTATCGCTGGTTATTCTGTGGGATTAGTAGCTGGTGCGACGTATTTCTGGTTAACAGAGTATCTACCGATATACCATCCTGGATCTCTGGTCGGCCAGATACGCAAGAAGGTAGAGTACCAGTGGGAAGGTGTAGGGGGAGTAGGAGGATGGGAATTGGGAGATGCCAAAGGTGGTTGGGGCGAGGGATGGTTGGTGGTTGGAAAAGATGAAACTGGtcagaagaaaaagaaaagtcGGTGATGTATATATGACTATAATGAGGTTGTGAGTAGAAAGATACATATGCATAATCCAATCGACGTACTTCCGAAATACGCTCTACACTCTGAGGCTACCTCGACTTGCCGTTGAGTTGAGTGTTACTACTCCACTTCATGCCAAGCAGATGAACGACCTCGTATACTTATCTACGTCGCAAGTGAATGTGGAATGCGTAGCGAGTAGGAACCGAACCGAACAagtgttgatggtgaagatccGCTTACACACAACTTGTACTCATGGTAAGAAGTAATACTGTAGTTCGTGAATAGACGTCATGAACATCAAATGTGACAATATGAATGTGTCATGCGTGTCCATCGTACGACACCCAGGCTAGTGTGAACCTTTTCTGCTAGGTAAAGAAAAGAAGGGAGAGTAGGGTTAATTAGTCAAtgaatcttcaccttcacccgCATATATGCATTCACAACCGATTTCTACCATTTCATACAAGCAATATTCGATCTATAcgaaatgtcagctgaaaACAAAGAACCCACTCCGTAAGCACCTTCATCTGTTGGACCAGAGATGCGTGCATCGTGCTGACTCTTTGAACAGTCAAGAAATCGTGAATCAGATTCGAGAATTGGAGAAAAAAGGGATTATCAAACTTGATAGTGTGAGTTGTAGTATACTTAACCAATCCGACGTTAaaggaagatcaaatcattcGATTCATTCTACATTACGGGCTGACCTAAGCCGGGGAAACAATGGTAGGATGCGAAAGGAACGGTTGACAAGATTGAAAATGGATCCATTCCCGTATGTAATCATGCGATAATCCTATGATCCTATAATCCTACGATCTCATGATTCACCGATACTATGGTTCTGCTCTTCGGTCTTCGGTCTTCCAGCTGATATAGTCATTATTGTAATCTGAATTTAGCCGTCTGATCCAAGGGTGAAAGGAATTGGGAAGCTGTTATCGGGATTAGCAGTCTTGGGTGGTTAGTCTTGATCCATTGCTACATCAATCACCCATTGCAACTCTAGGCAAAGCGAGCTAACGAGACCATGAACTCTTTTTAGCTGGAGATACTAAGATGAACGCTGAGAGAGCTCTTGCCGAATATCTGAAAAGCATCAAAAATCCCTAGATGTAGTAAAGACTTGGCCGCTGAAGTCGGGCACGTAAAGCTGAAGGAACCCGTGATGGAAAAGATCATTGACTAATGAAAGAAAGGGAGTATGTGTAGACATGCATGATGGATATGCGATGGTGATTGCATTCGCTGTATTCACCGTTCTGTGCACCTCTGGATGAGAAATTCAGATTCCTTCGACGTACATCACGGATCGCCATCCTACTTTGACCGATCCTCGACCATGCGTCATGTGAGACAGAAATAATTGTGTTATGGGATTGATTGTCTGTGTTGTTACGAATCAATGTGCGGGCTTGTTCGATAGTTCAGATACGTCATACACGCTGCCAGAGAGAGTAAGGTATATAATGGATTGATCTGAATGTCGTACAAGAtatcacttcatcatcctcatctctttGAGCGGCTATCGAAGTCACATATATTGATATAAGTGTTCACACATTCTGCATATAACCAGAAAGCTCACTATACCCTACTTCCGTTTTGGACTGTAGGTGAGAACGGTAAGCATAATGAGGAAGACCAAGCCAAAAAACACAATGATGGGCTGCacaagaaaggaaaaggacCTTAGCCAGTCTGGTCTACCAGTTGCAAAGCTTGTAGACTGAGGATCGACGATATTTTAACAGTCACAGACGTGAGCTTTCATGTAGCGTCTGACGATCTGAGTCCCTAACTTACTATTCTGCCATGCATTGCACGGACTTGATACCTTGACCGAGTCGAGGATATCGTGGCGAGCAAATATCAGAGAAAAGCACCCAGCAGGTGCTTCGCACGGGTGTATCAGCGATCACCGTTCATATACCTCTTTGCTTAGAGTACGCATAGATCATGCAGCGGTGAAAGCAAGGGATATACGAGTGCATGGACACTGAAAGATCTGCCACGCCACACTTTCCCACATGATGCACATGTGTTTGTGTAATGTTCGTTATGTGTTGATTTACCGGATTGGGTATATTGGAGTGACGTCACTAGATTAAATAACTACCCTAATGCAGTAAAGTAACACCACCCGGGAAGAACGACGTTGACTCCCTGACCTGgcaccatcccatcatcatcatcatcatcatcatcatcgttcattcctcattcctcaATTCTCATTTCCTGTTCCCTTCTATCCTGACTCTGACTGCCCCGCATAATTGCAAAACCGTAAGTCGATCGTATACATTCACCGTCATCGCGCAGTCCTAGTACCACACGCTGATCGATAAATATCTCCTCATTGCCCTTTCATCACACTCGTCTTCTCACGAATTTATTTCCATTCCCACATCTTGTAAACAATCACTTGCCGCCCATACAGTCATTCATCTAACTTAACTTCCAcgatcgatatcaacataaGGAGTACTAGTCAAGACCAGGAGATAGACACGATTAACAATGTCACACTTTGATACCTTGTCAAGGACTACGTCCAGGACTGCGGGTTCAACCGTCTCTAGAAATCAATCTTTGGTGAGTGAATCCAAACATCGTTTCTGATCCACACTGACATCCAACAACTGACTTTGATTTCTGGACTTgtagatcaagaagaataCTGCCCCTCATGAGCTCAAACCATCTGATATCCTCATCGAGCGATTCACTGCTTGGAAGCAGATCGTAAAGATGCTCATCTGTAAGTTCAACTCTTTCTATTGTTCGGTTCATTTTCACCTGGCTGACAACAATTTCTCAGCCTACTTCGAGGGTGTCGCCGATATTGAAGCCAACACTTCCAAAGAACTCACTAAGCTCGGTGCTGTCATCCAAGTCCCATTCAGACCAGGAAACCAATTcttaggtgaaggtggtatgCAGGTGAGTAGCTGGTCATTTCCTTCATCCATATAACCCAAGCTTACAGGGCTATCAAGGATGTGTTCTACACCATCCGAGACAAGACTCGAGTAATCGCCGACTCCCACTCGTCCCTCGCCCGAACAATCGAATCCTCCATCGTTCAACACTTGCAAAAGCTCAGAGCTGAGATCAAAGCTCACATCAAGAACGTACAAAACGATACTGGAAAACTCGCTACTTCAGTTGCCAAAGAGAGAGAACTTTCCACCAGAGCTATCGCCGATCTTCAAAGAGCCATCGGAGCTGTCACCCACACTCCTATGCAAGTCTCAGCTAAAGAAGACCCCTTCGCCGTCAACCAAGCCGTTCACAAGCAACTTCAAAGACAAGTAAACGAGGAGAATGCTTTGCAAAaatccatcattatcatgCAACAGAACTCTGCCCATTTCGAAGAAGGTATCGTTCGATCGATCCAATCCGCCTGGGCCACCTTCGACGAATGGCAAACTCGAATGTCCAGCTCCGTACAAGAGACTTGGAGACATCTCGGCGTGAACATGGCTCAATTGATGCCAGACAGAGAATGGGTTTCGTTCGCTGCTCGATCTGATCACTTGCTTGATCCCGAAACTCCTCTCAGAAACCCCGAAATGATTGATTACCCAGGTAAAAACGATCCCGCTGTCACTCCCGTTCACACTGGTTTACTCgaacgaaagaagagattcACCAAGACTTACAAAGAAGGTTTCTACGTTCTCACTCCTGCTGGTTACTTGCACGAATACGCTTCATCGGATCCTACCACTGCTACCCACCCTGTCTGGTCATTGTTCTTGCCTGCCTGTACTCTTGgtccaccttcttctgccACTACTGCCAAATCTCACAAGTTCCATATCGAAGGTCGAAAAGACGGTACATCAGCTTACGGCAAGACACCAGGTGGTAAAGGATTATTTAGAGGTTCGGAAACTGCTTTCACCTTCAGAGCTAGAAGTCacgaagagatgatggaagtcTGGAATGATCTCCGAATGCTCGTTGCTAGATACTTGGTTGCAAGTGAACAAATGGAAAGACACGGCGATGTTCAAAGAGCTGTCCTCAGTGTTGGGTAAGTTTGATCTTGTGTGTCTGGGGTCAGTCACTTGCTAAATCGATATGACAATATAGTTACCGatctgacgaagaggaggaagaagaggaagacgaagatgatgaagaaggtagctcagtcga
The nucleotide sequence above comes from Kwoniella europaea PYCC6329 chromosome 1, complete sequence. Encoded proteins:
- a CDS encoding 60S ribosomal protein L37, with product MSKGTPSFGKRHSKSHTLCRRCGNRSFHKQKHTCAQCGYPAAKLRSFNWGLKAKRRKTTGTGRHAHLKDVNRRFKNGFREGGAAPKKVKATSE